One window of the Salvia splendens isolate huo1 chromosome 1, SspV2, whole genome shotgun sequence genome contains the following:
- the LOC121749246 gene encoding MDIS1-interacting receptor like kinase 2-like — translation MAAVAVKKLHEFEGDNPAFDSSFRNEAKLLSQIRHRHVVKLSGVCMHQQSMFLIYDYMERGSLFSVLTDEDEAVKLNWKKRLAFTMEVTEKCDVYRYRVLALEVMFGQFGDHPEDFISFMTIMKRSTQFTQKMMVQQLLDKRMCLEL, via the exons ATGGC AGCTGTTGCTGTTAAAAAGCTTCATGAATTTGAAGGAGATAATCCTGCTTTTGACTCTTCATTTAGGAATGAAGCCAAGCTTCTCTCTCAGATTCGCCATCGCCATGTTGTCAAGCTTTCTGGAGTTTGTATGCACCAACAAAGCATGTTTCTCATATATGACTACATGGAAAGAGGAAGCCTCTTTAGCGTGTTGACGGATGAAGACGAAGCTGTCAAGCTGAACTGGAAGAAAAGG TTAGCCTTCACAATGGAGGTTACAGAAAAATGTGATGTATATAGGTACAGAGTTTTGGCATTGGAAGTCATGTTTGGTCAGTTTGGAGATCATCCGGAGGATTTCATTTCCTTCATGACGATAATGAAGAGATCCACGCAGTTTACTCAAAAGATGATGGTGCAACAACTCTTGGACAAGAGGATGTGTTTGGagttgtga